The following proteins come from a genomic window of Verrucomicrobiia bacterium:
- a CDS encoding VOC family protein — MNKNTLCLWYDRDAEEAANFYARTFPDSKVGAVHKAPADFPGGKKGQVLTVEFTVCGIPCIGLNGGDIFKHSEAFSFQIATEDQAETDRLWNAIVGNGGQESACGWCKDKWGLSWQITPRVLTEAMAKGGDVAQRAFVAMMEMGKIDVAKIEAAVRGKQMSE; from the coding sequence ATGAATAAGAATACACTTTGCCTGTGGTATGACCGTGATGCGGAGGAGGCGGCTAATTTTTATGCGCGGACTTTTCCGGATAGCAAGGTCGGTGCGGTGCATAAGGCACCGGCGGATTTTCCGGGCGGTAAGAAGGGGCAAGTGCTGACGGTAGAGTTCACGGTTTGCGGTATACCGTGCATCGGGCTCAACGGCGGAGATATTTTCAAGCATAGTGAGGCGTTCTCGTTTCAGATCGCCACGGAGGATCAGGCGGAAACGGATCGTCTTTGGAATGCGATCGTGGGGAATGGCGGTCAAGAGAGTGCGTGCGGGTGGTGCAAGGATAAGTGGGGTTTGTCCTGGCAGATCACGCCGCGGGTGCTGACGGAGGCGATGGCCAAGGGTGGTGACGTGGCGCAGCGGGCGTTTGTGGCGATGATGGAGATGGGGAAGATCGATGTGGCGAAGATTGAGGCGGCGGTGAGAGGGAAGCAGATGTCTGAGTAG
- a CDS encoding MFS transporter, whose translation MRWKRLTGPFSSRNYRLYFAGQIVSLMGTWMSQTASMWLVYHISASPFLLGVVGFASLAPTFFLGPLAGVWVDRVNRHKLLVATQVGSMIQSFLLAGFTLADAIDVSHIIALSLLQGVINAIDMPVRQAMVVEFVENREQLGNAIALNSSLFNLARLVGPAIGGFIIAAFGAGICFLIDGFSYLAVIFALLAMQLKPQKPKEVKKHPWVELREGFRYAFGFPPIKALILLVAAFSATGFSYSVLMPVFAKEVFHGDAKILGLLMSSSGIGALAGALYLGTRSTVRGLGNVITFGGVLMALGVSGFAMSHWLALSMVFLACAGTGGVLLMASSNTLVQTFVDDDKRGRVMSLFTMAFTGTVPVGNLIAGSVANTLGSATTLLISGTICLIVVMVFYRKLPRLREAAAPILARLDVSEVSPPAK comes from the coding sequence ATGCGGTGGAAGCGTTTGACGGGGCCTTTTTCTTCACGGAATTACCGCCTTTATTTTGCCGGACAGATCGTGTCGCTGATGGGCACGTGGATGAGCCAGACGGCGTCCATGTGGCTGGTGTATCACATCAGCGCGTCCCCTTTCCTCTTGGGTGTCGTGGGCTTTGCGAGTCTCGCGCCGACATTCTTCCTCGGGCCGTTAGCGGGTGTTTGGGTGGATCGGGTGAACCGACATAAGCTGCTAGTGGCGACACAAGTGGGATCGATGATCCAATCGTTCTTGCTCGCGGGATTTACCCTGGCGGATGCGATTGATGTGTCACACATCATCGCGCTGAGTTTGTTGCAAGGGGTGATCAATGCCATCGACATGCCAGTGCGACAGGCGATGGTGGTGGAGTTTGTAGAGAATCGTGAGCAGCTCGGGAATGCCATCGCGCTCAATTCATCTCTGTTCAATCTGGCGCGGTTGGTGGGACCGGCGATCGGTGGATTTATCATCGCGGCATTTGGCGCGGGCATTTGCTTCCTCATCGATGGGTTTAGTTATCTGGCGGTGATATTTGCGCTATTGGCGATGCAGTTGAAGCCGCAGAAGCCGAAGGAGGTGAAGAAACATCCGTGGGTGGAATTGCGTGAAGGGTTTCGCTATGCGTTTGGGTTTCCGCCGATCAAAGCGCTCATCCTGTTAGTGGCAGCTTTCAGTGCCACGGGGTTCTCTTACTCGGTGTTGATGCCGGTGTTTGCGAAAGAAGTGTTCCATGGGGATGCGAAGATTCTGGGATTGCTGATGTCGTCATCGGGTATCGGGGCTTTGGCGGGAGCGCTTTATCTGGGAACGAGGAGCACGGTGCGAGGGTTGGGAAATGTAATCACATTTGGCGGCGTACTGATGGCGCTGGGGGTGAGCGGGTTTGCGATGTCACATTGGCTGGCGCTTTCGATGGTGTTTCTGGCGTGTGCGGGCACAGGTGGTGTGCTGCTGATGGCGTCGAGTAATACGCTGGTGCAGACGTTTGTGGACGATGACAAGCGCGGGCGTGTGATGAGCTTGTTCACGATGGCGTTCACAGGCACGGTGCCGGTGGGGAATCTGATCGCGGGTTCGGTGGCGAATACATTGGGATCGGCGACGACGTTGTTGATCAGCGGGACGATCTGCCTGATCGTGGTGATGGTGTTTTATCGGAAGTTGCCACGATTGAGAGAGGCGGCAGCGCCGATCTTGGCAAGGCTGGATGTGTCGGAGGTTTCGCCGCCGGCGAAATAG
- a CDS encoding ATP-grasp domain-containing protein, with product MPTLLLSSRQTDDTQKLWRACISEEWKIERVHGWKVPEISNKHVAVYGESLFGKHVAKTLGFTLLEPSIDWLPKLPAQYRGRDVRLMTLAEARSVRERNFFKPADEKCFSPRVYEHGGQLPAEGLLPEELPVLVQGVVQWTVEYRCFVLNRRILTASAYWRHDALAKDAEGYWDSPAEEHAAAVQFCESVLRDSTVEIPYAIVIDVGYIADQGWAVVEANAAWASGLYGCDPAQVLKVLLGCVHD from the coding sequence GTGCCGACATTGCTGTTATCTTCCCGCCAGACTGATGATACACAGAAGCTCTGGCGTGCCTGTATCTCTGAGGAATGGAAAATCGAGCGTGTTCACGGCTGGAAGGTGCCGGAGATTTCCAATAAGCATGTTGCCGTCTATGGCGAATCCCTCTTTGGTAAACATGTGGCGAAAACCCTTGGGTTCACCTTGCTGGAGCCGTCCATCGATTGGCTGCCCAAGCTTCCTGCACAGTATCGTGGCCGTGACGTGCGCTTGATGACCTTGGCCGAAGCTCGCTCGGTCAGAGAGCGAAATTTCTTTAAGCCCGCTGATGAAAAATGTTTCAGCCCTCGTGTCTATGAACACGGTGGTCAATTGCCTGCTGAGGGATTATTGCCGGAAGAATTGCCGGTGCTCGTACAGGGAGTTGTGCAATGGACAGTTGAATATCGTTGCTTCGTCCTCAACCGTCGGATTTTAACCGCCTCAGCTTACTGGCGTCACGATGCCCTTGCGAAAGATGCCGAAGGCTATTGGGACTCACCCGCGGAGGAACACGCCGCTGCAGTTCAGTTCTGTGAATCTGTTCTGCGAGATTCCACCGTGGAGATTCCCTACGCCATCGTCATCGATGTCGGTTACATAGCTGATCAGGGCTGGGCAGTCGTCGAAGCGAACGCCGCGTGGGCTTCCGGTCTTTACGGTTGCGATCCGGCTCAGGTGTTGAAGGTCTTGCTGGGATGCGTCCACGATTGA
- the hisC gene encoding histidinol-phosphate transaminase, with protein sequence MALPFELNPVLKDLPVYVPGRPIEEVAREVGLPADEIIKIASNENPLGPSPKAIAALQELLPKLHLYPDGNAFYLRNKLAGIHGMTPGNIIFGNGSNEIIEFVGHAFMRPGVDVIVSQYSFAIYPIMAKLFGANVITVPAKDFGHDLKAMVKAITPNTRVMFVATPNNPTGTLSSKGDLAELVNQVPPHVMLVIDEAYIEFLKDPVDFLPLIRRGDFPNIILMRTFSKIFGLAGLRVGYGIGHPEVIAALEKIRQPFNLNLPAQVGAMAALDDIDHVMKTRAVNQAGLEFYELAFRKLSLDYIPSAANFILVKVGDGQKVFLGLQKLGVITRPMGGYGLPEWLRISVGTGEENQRCLEGLKKVLAK encoded by the coding sequence ATGGCCCTGCCCTTTGAACTGAACCCGGTCTTGAAAGATCTGCCCGTTTATGTGCCGGGCCGTCCGATCGAAGAAGTCGCGCGTGAAGTGGGTTTGCCCGCGGATGAGATCATCAAGATCGCCTCGAATGAGAATCCGTTGGGGCCATCTCCGAAAGCGATTGCCGCGTTGCAAGAGTTGTTGCCGAAGCTGCATCTGTATCCTGATGGCAATGCGTTCTATCTGCGGAACAAGCTGGCGGGCATTCATGGAATGACGCCGGGTAACATCATCTTCGGCAATGGGTCGAACGAAATCATCGAGTTCGTCGGCCATGCGTTCATGCGGCCGGGCGTGGATGTGATTGTGTCGCAGTATTCCTTCGCTATCTATCCGATCATGGCGAAGCTCTTCGGCGCGAATGTCATCACCGTTCCCGCGAAAGATTTCGGTCACGATCTGAAGGCGATGGTGAAAGCCATCACGCCGAACACGCGTGTGATGTTCGTGGCTACGCCGAATAATCCGACGGGCACGCTCTCCTCCAAGGGCGATCTCGCGGAGTTGGTAAACCAAGTGCCACCCCATGTGATGCTGGTGATCGATGAGGCGTATATCGAATTCCTCAAAGATCCGGTGGATTTCCTGCCGCTCATCCGTCGCGGTGATTTCCCGAACATCATCCTGATGCGCACGTTCTCAAAGATTTTTGGGCTGGCCGGTTTGCGTGTGGGCTATGGCATCGGACATCCGGAAGTGATCGCAGCGCTGGAGAAGATCCGGCAGCCATTCAACCTGAATCTTCCGGCGCAAGTCGGTGCCATGGCGGCGTTGGATGACATCGATCACGTCATGAAGACGCGGGCGGTGAATCAGGCGGGGTTGGAATTTTACGAACTGGCGTTCCGCAAGCTGAGCCTCGATTACATCCCGAGCGCGGCGAACTTCATTCTCGTGAAGGTGGGCGATGGGCAGAAGGTTTTCCTCGGCTTGCAGAAGCTCGGCGTCATCACGCGTCCGATGGGCGGGTATGGTTTGCCGGAGTGGTTGCGCATCTCCGTGGGCACGGGCGAGGAGAATCAGCGGTGCTTGGAGGGGTTGAAGAAGGTGTTGGCGAAATGA
- a CDS encoding AAA family ATPase, with amino-acid sequence MNQTTPRVFIAATRQNDGKTTTSLGLMAALQQQHPRIGYIKPVGQRFVEIEEQKIDEDTVLMDKVYQLDCPLVDMSPIAIEPDFTRKYLESANYDVLVKRIQKAFDRVAWEKNFVLCEGSGHAGVGSVFDLSNARVAKVLGAKAIIVSQGGIGKPIDEVAINQALFEKEGVEVIGVILNKVLPNKVDFIKDFASRGLKRKGLELLGVVPHQPILSRPTLELIHEELQSEALNKSKQFNNLVDTVVVGAMGVQNAVKHFKCGALLIVPGDREDILLAAATALTDEKTGVPCLAGIVLTDDIRPSGAVEKILKAAPFPVLLAKKDSYTVASTVHDLTVKTRATDTAKINVIRDMIAKHVDVKRILSRL; translated from the coding sequence ATGAATCAGACCACTCCCCGCGTGTTCATCGCCGCAACGCGGCAGAACGACGGCAAGACCACGACTTCTCTTGGCCTCATGGCGGCCTTGCAGCAGCAGCACCCGCGCATCGGCTACATCAAGCCAGTGGGCCAGCGCTTCGTAGAGATCGAAGAGCAGAAGATCGATGAAGACACGGTGCTGATGGACAAGGTGTATCAGCTCGATTGCCCGCTGGTGGACATGAGCCCGATCGCCATCGAACCAGACTTCACCCGCAAGTATCTCGAATCGGCTAACTACGATGTGCTGGTGAAACGCATCCAGAAGGCGTTCGATCGCGTGGCGTGGGAAAAGAATTTCGTTCTGTGCGAAGGTTCTGGCCATGCGGGTGTAGGTTCTGTGTTCGACCTTTCGAATGCGCGTGTGGCGAAAGTCCTCGGAGCGAAGGCGATTATCGTTTCTCAAGGCGGCATCGGGAAACCGATCGATGAAGTGGCTATCAACCAAGCGCTTTTTGAAAAAGAAGGCGTCGAGGTCATCGGCGTGATTCTGAACAAGGTGCTGCCGAACAAGGTGGATTTCATCAAGGACTTCGCGAGTCGTGGTCTCAAGCGCAAAGGGCTAGAACTGCTTGGCGTGGTGCCGCATCAACCGATTCTCTCGCGTCCGACACTGGAACTGATCCACGAGGAGTTGCAGTCCGAGGCGTTGAATAAATCCAAGCAGTTCAACAATCTAGTCGACACCGTGGTCGTCGGTGCCATGGGCGTGCAGAACGCGGTGAAGCATTTCAAATGCGGTGCGTTGCTCATCGTGCCGGGTGACCGCGAAGATATCTTGCTCGCCGCAGCAACAGCACTCACGGATGAGAAAACGGGTGTGCCTTGCCTCGCTGGCATCGTGCTGACGGATGATATTCGTCCGAGTGGTGCGGTGGAAAAGATTCTTAAGGCCGCCCCCTTCCCTGTGCTGCTCGCCAAGAAGGACAGCTACACAGTGGCGTCCACAGTGCATGATCTCACGGTGAAGACACGCGCGACGGATACTGCGAAGATCAATGTCATCCGTGACATGATCGCCAAACATGTGGATGTGAAACGCATCCTTTCCCGCCTCTAA
- the pta gene encoding phosphate acetyltransferase, with protein sequence MRFIGSVIEKLQRHPKRVVFPEGTEPRILQAARQFYSLRLGVPILLGDRTKVKEAAARLNVSLEGVRVINPVESEDLESFAKRYAALRRSKGVGEEEAREAMMKPNYYGAMMVAMHQADGLISGTNEISGSVLRPLFQVIKVAPQATTASSCMVMEVEDTRFGENGVLFMGDCGVIPEPTVEQLADIAVSTARLARQIIGVKPRVALLSYSTKGSATHNSIGRVQAATALARQKAHQQNLEADFDGELQVDAALIPDIASRKLPDSQVAGRANVLIFPDLNSGNIASKLVQHVARANAYGQILLGLDRPAADLSRGCNAHDILGVAAIVGLQSIEYETLYPGAGSRLPGE encoded by the coding sequence ATGCGATTTATCGGGAGTGTCATCGAAAAGCTCCAGCGTCATCCCAAACGGGTGGTGTTTCCGGAAGGTACCGAGCCGCGCATCTTGCAAGCGGCCCGGCAGTTTTATTCTTTGCGTCTGGGTGTTCCCATCCTATTGGGTGATCGTACCAAGGTGAAGGAGGCAGCAGCGCGCCTGAATGTTTCCCTTGAAGGCGTCCGCGTCATCAACCCCGTTGAAAGCGAAGATCTCGAAAGCTTTGCCAAGCGCTATGCCGCCCTCCGCCGCTCCAAAGGCGTGGGCGAAGAGGAAGCGCGCGAGGCCATGATGAAGCCGAATTATTACGGCGCCATGATGGTCGCGATGCATCAGGCGGATGGGCTCATCTCCGGTACGAATGAGATCTCCGGCAGTGTGCTGCGTCCCCTTTTCCAAGTGATCAAAGTCGCACCGCAAGCTACCACCGCTTCAAGCTGCATGGTGATGGAAGTGGAAGACACGCGTTTTGGTGAGAATGGTGTGCTGTTCATGGGGGATTGCGGTGTGATCCCTGAACCTACGGTGGAACAGCTTGCGGACATCGCTGTTTCAACAGCGCGACTGGCGCGGCAGATCATCGGCGTTAAACCCCGCGTCGCCCTGCTCTCTTACTCGACCAAAGGCAGCGCCACGCATAACAGCATCGGTCGCGTACAAGCAGCGACCGCCTTGGCCAGACAGAAGGCGCATCAGCAAAATCTCGAAGCGGATTTCGACGGTGAACTGCAAGTGGATGCCGCGCTCATCCCGGACATCGCCTCGCGCAAGCTGCCGGACAGCCAGGTGGCTGGTCGCGCGAATGTGCTCATTTTCCCCGACCTGAACTCAGGAAATATCGCAAGCAAGCTCGTGCAGCATGTGGCTCGCGCGAATGCTTACGGCCAGATTCTCCTCGGCCTTGATCGTCCAGCCGCTGATCTTTCCCGCGGTTGCAATGCCCATGACATCCTGGGCGTCGCCGCCATCGTCGGCCTTCAATCCATCGAATACGAAACCTTGTATCCCGGTGCTGGCTCTCGCTTGCCTGGCGAATAG
- a CDS encoding exosortase/archaeosortase family protein, giving the protein MSATISRQTWTGLAAVAAAWLWTWSHLAAEWRLNPQYEYGFAVPLLAGLLLWARLPRDGETPAASCNDQRVGRMLCGVSLLLLLGGESIRQADPFWRFSGWLLHGGSTLVTFGFLFMWGGHKWARTLMGPVLFLTLAVPWPSLIENKLTNSLLAVATRIAVDALNWSGLPALQRGNVIELTNGIVGIDEACSGIQSLLSSLMASIFLGMYLRLTPVRRVVLLIAGVAMAVIGNVIRVILLTKAVHQLGQEGFQEAHDSVGMWASAGIFLTLGLLAWLLRPRTQPKEADGPVLWPHGPSRHATPLLIAVVAIPLLTSLGWRAVAGTQLEVLNTPHWKVRSNPAPEGWIVRSDTFSEEELRLLQFSEGGAWHFRGANVGGYIVHMFWSAERTIPSQAFGHSAQVCLPSAGWKPMGDSKPIQVMVGTNQINGTLGFFEMDADRQAVFQATWRGTSLKPAATQLSTSRWARLQHLKDAYRQRGHEMLTVYLPAPVAAQNPETVFSEFLNLVLAVNTNNPQDSAR; this is encoded by the coding sequence ATGAGTGCCACTATATCACGGCAAACGTGGACGGGATTGGCAGCTGTGGCTGCGGCTTGGCTCTGGACATGGTCACACCTGGCTGCGGAATGGAGGTTGAATCCCCAATATGAATACGGTTTCGCCGTTCCATTACTGGCTGGATTGCTGCTGTGGGCGCGCCTCCCCCGCGACGGTGAAACCCCAGCAGCTTCCTGCAATGATCAGCGGGTTGGGCGGATGCTCTGCGGGGTCTCCCTCTTATTGTTGCTCGGCGGGGAAAGCATCCGCCAGGCCGATCCGTTCTGGCGTTTTAGCGGCTGGCTTTTGCATGGAGGATCGACTCTTGTGACATTCGGTTTTCTGTTCATGTGGGGCGGGCATAAATGGGCCCGCACGCTGATGGGACCGGTTTTATTTCTCACACTGGCTGTCCCTTGGCCTTCACTGATCGAAAACAAATTGACGAACAGCCTGCTGGCTGTGGCGACACGCATCGCAGTGGATGCCCTTAACTGGTCCGGCCTCCCCGCCCTGCAACGCGGAAATGTCATCGAACTGACGAACGGAATCGTAGGCATCGACGAGGCTTGCAGCGGCATCCAGTCCTTGCTGTCCAGCCTGATGGCTTCGATTTTTTTAGGCATGTATCTGCGGCTGACTCCTGTTCGCCGGGTTGTGTTGCTAATCGCCGGCGTGGCCATGGCGGTGATAGGCAATGTGATACGCGTCATCCTGCTGACGAAGGCGGTGCATCAACTCGGACAGGAAGGGTTTCAGGAAGCGCATGATTCGGTGGGCATGTGGGCGAGTGCCGGTATTTTTTTGACCTTGGGATTGCTGGCATGGCTGCTGAGACCGCGCACACAACCAAAGGAAGCGGATGGCCCGGTTCTCTGGCCACACGGTCCATCAAGGCATGCCACGCCACTGCTGATCGCTGTAGTTGCTATTCCCCTGCTGACCTCCCTGGGGTGGAGGGCGGTGGCTGGCACACAACTGGAAGTCCTGAATACTCCACATTGGAAGGTGCGGAGCAACCCCGCACCGGAGGGCTGGATTGTGCGGTCTGATACGTTTTCCGAGGAGGAACTGCGGTTGTTGCAATTCAGTGAAGGCGGCGCATGGCATTTCAGGGGCGCGAACGTTGGTGGCTATATCGTTCACATGTTCTGGTCGGCGGAGAGAACCATTCCCAGCCAGGCTTTCGGCCACAGCGCGCAGGTATGCCTGCCCAGCGCAGGATGGAAACCCATGGGAGATTCCAAACCAATCCAAGTGATGGTCGGCACCAACCAGATAAATGGAACGCTGGGGTTCTTCGAGATGGATGCAGACCGGCAGGCGGTTTTTCAGGCGACGTGGCGCGGCACCTCGCTAAAACCGGCGGCCACGCAATTGAGCACATCACGGTGGGCGCGTTTGCAGCATCTGAAGGATGCGTATCGCCAGCGCGGGCATGAGATGCTCACAGTGTATCTGCCGGCACCAGTGGCGGCACAAAATCCGGAGACAGTGTTTTCAGAATTTCTCAATCTGGTGCTGGCCGTGAATACAAACAATCCCCAGGACTCAGCACGTTAG
- the hpnJ gene encoding hopanoid biosynthesis associated radical SAM protein HpnJ has protein sequence MSALFLSPPSFDGFDGGAGARYQARREVTSYWYPTWLAQPAAMVPGSKLLDCPPHNIGLEECLRIAKNYDHVIINTSTPSYKNDCKVAEAIKNQKPGTVVGFVGAHAMVLPTETLKGSWAIDWVARKEFDYTCKEVAEGRELSSVAGISYKDKEGKIKHNPERELIPNMDALPWVADVYKRDLQIEKYFIGYLQHPYISMYTGRGCPAQCTFCLWPQTIGGHKYRVRSAQNVADEMAYMKDIFPNVKEFFFDDDTFTANLPRAREIAKKLGKLGVTWSCNSRANLDYDTIQSFKDNGLRLFLVGYESGNDDILKTIKKGVTTDEMRRFTKACHKAGVVIHGTFILGLPVETKQTIETTINFAKELDVFSLQVSLAAPYPGTELYEMAKMNQWFVKKDKTDLVETDGFQQSTLEYPGLSKEEIFLALEDFYERYYFNRFGKVLIPRTPSWRIFKTMLEDKDVFKRRMREGAEFFKSLAQRREEMATAK, from the coding sequence ATGAGCGCACTGTTTCTATCCCCTCCTTCGTTCGATGGCTTTGATGGCGGTGCCGGTGCGCGGTATCAGGCGCGTCGCGAGGTGACCAGCTATTGGTATCCGACATGGCTGGCGCAACCCGCCGCCATGGTACCCGGCTCCAAGCTGCTGGACTGCCCGCCGCATAACATCGGTCTGGAGGAATGCCTGCGCATCGCCAAGAACTACGACCACGTCATCATCAACACTTCCACCCCTTCGTACAAGAACGACTGCAAGGTGGCGGAGGCGATCAAGAACCAGAAACCCGGCACTGTGGTCGGCTTCGTGGGCGCGCATGCGATGGTATTGCCGACGGAAACGTTGAAAGGCTCTTGGGCCATCGATTGGGTCGCGCGCAAAGAATTTGATTACACCTGCAAAGAAGTCGCGGAAGGCCGTGAGCTCTCCAGCGTGGCGGGCATCTCGTACAAAGACAAGGAAGGCAAGATAAAGCACAACCCCGAGCGCGAACTGATCCCGAATATGGATGCGCTTCCATGGGTGGCAGATGTGTATAAGCGCGACTTGCAGATCGAGAAATATTTTATCGGTTACCTGCAGCATCCTTACATCTCCATGTACACAGGCCGTGGTTGCCCGGCGCAATGCACCTTCTGCCTCTGGCCACAGACGATTGGTGGACACAAGTATCGAGTGCGCAGTGCGCAGAACGTGGCGGATGAGATGGCCTACATGAAGGATATCTTTCCCAATGTGAAAGAGTTCTTCTTCGATGACGACACATTCACCGCCAATCTGCCGCGCGCACGGGAAATCGCGAAGAAACTCGGCAAGCTCGGCGTGACTTGGTCCTGCAACAGCCGCGCCAACTTGGACTATGACACCATCCAGAGTTTCAAAGACAATGGTTTGCGCTTGTTCCTCGTGGGTTACGAATCCGGCAATGACGACATCCTGAAGACGATCAAGAAAGGTGTCACCACGGATGAGATGCGGCGTTTCACAAAAGCCTGTCACAAGGCAGGCGTGGTTATCCATGGTACGTTCATCCTTGGCTTGCCAGTGGAGACGAAACAGACAATTGAAACCACTATCAACTTCGCCAAGGAACTGGACGTGTTCAGCCTGCAAGTCTCGCTCGCCGCACCCTACCCCGGCACGGAGCTTTACGAGATGGCGAAGATGAACCAGTGGTTCGTGAAGAAGGACAAGACGGACCTCGTGGAGACAGACGGCTTCCAACAAAGCACGCTCGAATACCCCGGCTTGAGCAAGGAAGAGATATTCCTCGCTCTGGAAGACTTCTACGAGCGCTACTACTTCAATCGCTTCGGCAAAGTCCTCATCCCCCGCACGCCGTCTTGGCGCATTTTCAAGACCATGTTGGAGGACAAGGATGTCTTCAAACGCCGTATGCGTGAAGGTGCGGAGTTCTTCAAAAGCCTTGCGCAACGGCGTGAGGAGATGGCTACGGCCAAGTAG